In Polaribacter sp. Hel_I_88, the following proteins share a genomic window:
- a CDS encoding GDP-L-fucose synthase, whose translation MNNVNKSTKIYIAGHRGMVGAAIWRALEKRGYSNLVGRSSKELDLKNQQEVLDFFDKEKPAIVIDAAAKVGGILANNDFPYQFLMENMQIQNNLIDTSLKNHVEKFIFLGSSCIYPKFAPQPLKEDYLLTDSLEPTNEWYAIAKITGVKSCQAIRNQFQKEYVSLMPTNLYGYFDNFDLKTSHVLPAMLRKFHEAKLNNQPVELWGSGTPMREFLFVDDMAEAVVFALENNLPEYLYNIGTGKDITIKELAETIQKVVGHQGEIIWDATKPDGTPRKLMDVSKMKDVGWEYTTELQEGIEKTYAWFLENIEDIKEVKM comes from the coding sequence ATGAACAACGTAAATAAAAGCACAAAAATATACATCGCAGGTCATAGAGGTATGGTAGGTGCTGCTATTTGGAGAGCTTTAGAAAAAAGAGGATATTCCAATTTAGTTGGCAGGAGCAGTAAAGAGCTAGATTTAAAAAACCAGCAAGAGGTGCTTGATTTTTTTGATAAAGAAAAACCAGCGATTGTGATTGATGCAGCTGCAAAAGTTGGAGGTATTTTGGCAAATAATGATTTTCCTTATCAATTTTTAATGGAAAATATGCAGATTCAAAACAACTTAATCGATACTTCATTAAAAAATCATGTTGAGAAGTTTATTTTTTTAGGAAGCTCTTGTATTTATCCGAAGTTTGCTCCACAACCTTTAAAAGAAGACTATTTACTAACTGATTCTTTAGAACCTACTAATGAGTGGTATGCGATTGCAAAAATAACCGGGGTTAAAAGTTGTCAAGCCATTAGAAATCAATTTCAAAAAGAGTATGTGAGCTTGATGCCCACAAATTTATACGGTTATTTTGATAATTTCGATTTGAAAACATCCCATGTTTTACCAGCAATGTTGCGTAAATTCCATGAGGCAAAATTAAATAATCAGCCTGTAGAACTATGGGGAAGTGGGACCCCAATGAGAGAATTTTTATTTGTAGATGACATGGCAGAAGCTGTTGTGTTTGCTTTAGAAAATAATTTACCAGAATATTTATATAATATCGGAACAGGAAAAGATATTACTATTAAAGAACTAGCTGAAACGATCCAAAAAGTTGTAGGACATCAAGGAGAAATTATTTGGGATGCCACAAAACCAGATGGTACCCCAAGAAAATTAATGGATGTTTCTAAAATGAAAGATGTAGGTTGGGAATACACAACAGAATTACAAGAAGGAATTGAGAAAACATATGCTTGGTTTTTAGAAAATATAGAGGATATTAAGGAAGTGAAGATGTAG
- a CDS encoding four helix bundle protein: protein MENNLEVWKLAHQLTLKVYTISKKFPSSEMYGLTSQLRRSVSSVPTNIIEGQGRQYKKEFIQFLYIAKGSLEEANYQLFLAKDLHYISVEEYHALNTLCTRIKMMLYKLIKSLK, encoded by the coding sequence ATGGAAAATAATCTGGAAGTATGGAAATTAGCACATCAATTAACCTTGAAAGTATATACAATTTCTAAAAAATTTCCCTCTTCAGAAATGTATGGCTTAACGAGTCAATTGAGAAGAAGTGTCAGTAGTGTGCCAACAAATATAATAGAAGGTCAGGGTAGACAATATAAAAAAGAATTTATTCAGTTTTTATATATTGCAAAAGGATCTTTAGAGGAAGCAAATTATCAGTTGTTTTTAGCGAAAGACTTACATTATATTTCTGTTGAAGAGTATCATGCATTAAATACCTTATGTACAAGAATTAAAATGATGTTGTATAAATTGATAAAATCATTAAAGTAG
- the gmd gene encoding GDP-mannose 4,6-dehydratase: MKVAFITGVTGQDGAYLSEFLLKKGYEVHGMKRRSSLFNTDRIDHLYQDPHVDNRNFFLHYGDMTDSTNITRLIKEIQPDEIYNLAAMSHVAVSFETPEYTGNADGLGTLRILDAVRLLGLEKKTRIYQASTSELYGKVQEVPQSETTPFYPRSPYAVAKMYAFWITVNYREAYGMYACNGILFNHESPLRGETFVTRKITRATARIALGLQDKLYLGNLDAKRDWGHAKDYVRMMWMILQAEEAEDWVIATGKTTSVRDFVRMSFEQVGIELMFKGEGVDEKGFVKSIDEEKYQAALSENGQRKVSNEERPEIGQEVLAVDPKYFRPTEVDLLIGDPSKAKQKLGWECQYDLQDLVKDMMQSDLKLMKKDQFLKDNGFTTLNYFE; encoded by the coding sequence ATGAAAGTAGCATTTATAACAGGAGTAACAGGCCAAGATGGCGCGTATTTAAGTGAATTTTTACTAAAAAAAGGATACGAAGTGCATGGAATGAAAAGAAGGTCGTCTTTATTTAATACAGACAGAATTGATCATTTATACCAAGATCCTCATGTAGACAATCGTAATTTCTTTTTACATTATGGGGATATGACGGATAGTACCAATATCACACGTTTGATCAAAGAAATTCAACCCGACGAAATTTATAATTTAGCAGCCATGAGTCATGTGGCAGTTTCTTTTGAAACGCCAGAATATACAGGAAATGCAGATGGTTTAGGGACGTTAAGAATTTTAGACGCTGTTCGATTGTTAGGGTTGGAAAAGAAAACGAGAATTTATCAAGCATCAACATCAGAGTTGTATGGAAAAGTACAAGAAGTTCCACAGTCTGAAACAACGCCATTTTACCCACGTTCTCCCTATGCAGTTGCTAAAATGTACGCATTTTGGATTACTGTAAATTACAGAGAAGCGTATGGAATGTATGCTTGTAATGGAATTTTGTTTAACCACGAATCTCCTTTAAGAGGAGAAACTTTTGTAACGCGTAAAATTACCAGAGCAACCGCTAGAATTGCATTAGGACTTCAGGATAAATTATATTTAGGAAACTTAGACGCAAAACGAGATTGGGGGCATGCCAAAGATTATGTAAGAATGATGTGGATGATTTTACAGGCAGAGGAAGCAGAAGACTGGGTGATTGCAACCGGCAAAACTACCTCTGTAAGAGATTTTGTAAGAATGAGTTTTGAGCAAGTTGGTATTGAGTTAATGTTTAAAGGAGAAGGAGTTGATGAGAAAGGTTTCGTTAAAAGTATTGACGAAGAAAAATACCAAGCAGCTTTGAGCGAAAATGGACAACGAAAAGTAAGCAATGAAGAACGACCTGAAATCGGACAAGAAGTGTTAGCGGTAGATCCAAAGTATTTTAGACCTACAGAAGTTGATTTATTAATTGGAGATCCCTCAAAAGCAAAACAAAAATTAGGTTGGGAGTGTCAATATGATTTGCAAGATTTGGTCAAAGATATGATGCAATCTGATTTAAAATTGATGAAAAAAGATCAGTTTTTGAAAGACAACGGCTTTACAACATTAAATTATTTTGAGTAG
- a CDS encoding folylpolyglutamate synthase/dihydrofolate synthase family protein, protein MTYQETLNWMFSQLPMYQNIGKTAFKKDLTNILAFAKELGNPEQKFKSIHVGGTNGKGSTSHMLASVLQEAGYTVGLYTSPHLKSFTERIRLNGAEIPKTKVVSFIAKHKLFLEKQQLSFFEMTVGLAFDYFADEKVDIAIIEVGLGGRLDSTNIITPAVSVITNIGLDHTQFLGETLPEIAFEKAGIIKKNVPVIIGEKQEEVVAVFQKKAQECDVELFFGSDDEQCYQTDLLGDYQTSNTKTAVAAIQQLKGFQISKEHIVRGLQNVVKHTNLQGRWQILQEKPKVIADTAHNKEGLEIVLQQLQKEPYQQLHIVLGVVSDKKLDEVFPLFPKDATYYFCKPNIPRGLSEKIVKKAANQFNLIGTSFDSVNQAFETAKLSAGKEDVVYVGGSTFVVAEIL, encoded by the coding sequence ATGACGTACCAAGAAACCCTAAACTGGATGTTTAGCCAATTACCTATGTATCAAAACATAGGGAAGACAGCGTTTAAAAAGGATTTAACAAACATCCTAGCTTTTGCGAAGGAGTTAGGAAATCCAGAGCAAAAATTCAAGTCAATTCATGTTGGGGGCACAAACGGAAAAGGTTCCACAAGTCACATGTTGGCTTCTGTTTTGCAAGAAGCAGGTTATACAGTAGGGTTGTATACCTCACCTCATTTAAAAAGTTTTACGGAACGAATCCGTTTAAATGGAGCTGAAATTCCGAAAACAAAAGTGGTTTCATTTATAGCCAAACATAAATTGTTTTTAGAAAAACAACAGCTCTCTTTTTTTGAGATGACTGTGGGCTTGGCCTTCGATTATTTTGCGGATGAAAAAGTAGATATCGCCATTATAGAAGTCGGTTTAGGAGGACGATTGGATTCCACAAACATCATTACTCCAGCAGTATCCGTCATTACCAACATAGGGTTAGATCACACACAGTTTTTAGGGGAAACCTTACCAGAAATCGCTTTTGAAAAAGCCGGCATCATCAAAAAGAACGTTCCCGTAATTATAGGAGAAAAGCAAGAAGAGGTTGTTGCTGTTTTTCAAAAGAAAGCACAGGAATGTGATGTAGAGCTCTTTTTTGGGTCGGATGATGAGCAATGCTATCAAACCGATTTGTTGGGGGATTACCAAACATCAAACACAAAAACAGCCGTTGCTGCTATACAGCAGTTAAAAGGATTCCAAATTTCAAAAGAACATATAGTAAGGGGGTTACAAAATGTTGTAAAGCATACTAACTTACAAGGAAGGTGGCAGATTTTGCAGGAAAAGCCTAAAGTAATTGCAGATACCGCTCATAATAAAGAAGGGTTGGAAATTGTTTTGCAACAGCTTCAAAAAGAACCTTACCAACAACTCCATATTGTTTTAGGGGTGGTGTCTGATAAAAAGTTGGATGAGGTGTTCCCACTATTTCCTAAAGACGCTACCTATTATTTTTGCAAACCCAATATCCCAAGAGGGCTGTCAGAAAAAATAGTAAAAAAAGCAGCAAACCAGTTTAATTTGATAGGAACTTCTTTTGATTCTGTAAATCAAGCTTTTGAAACAGCGAAGCTAAGTGCTGGTAAAGAAGATGTTGTGTATGTAGGAGGCAGTACGTTTGTGGTTGCAGAAATTTTGTAA
- a CDS encoding GIY-YIG nuclease family protein: MFIVYILFSEKLNKYYIGFTSDLNARIIRHNQGGNSFTGKTNDWKIVYTEEFEEKTEAINREKQIKGWKSRKMVEKLISLKN, from the coding sequence ATGTTTATAGTCTACATTTTATTTAGCGAAAAATTAAATAAATATTATATCGGTTTTACTAGCGATTTAAATGCTAGAATAATCCGTCATAATCAGGGAGGAAATTCATTCACTGGGAAAACAAATGATTGGAAAATTGTGTATACAGAAGAATTCGAAGAAAAAACCGAAGCTATTAACAGAGAAAAACAAATAAAAGGATGGAAGAGTAGGAAGATGGTAGAAAAATTGATTTCCTTAAAAAATTAG
- a CDS encoding transposase: protein MKANLKQLKKSRIYSEEFKREIVKDFESGRFSVLQLKKLHSISDVTIYKWIHKFSTFNEKGSRVVEKKDSSSEKLKKLEARVKELEGIVGRKQIAIDYLEKTIEIASDELNVDIKKNSNTLQSAGFAKTNQK from the coding sequence ATGAAAGCAAATTTAAAACAATTAAAGAAAAGTAGAATTTATTCAGAAGAATTTAAGCGAGAAATTGTAAAAGATTTTGAATCTGGAAGGTTTAGTGTTTTACAATTGAAAAAATTACATAGTATTTCTGATGTAACTATTTACAAATGGATTCATAAATTCTCTACCTTTAACGAAAAAGGATCAAGAGTGGTTGAGAAGAAAGATAGTAGTTCTGAAAAATTGAAAAAACTAGAAGCTCGTGTTAAAGAACTTGAAGGAATTGTGGGGCGTAAACAAATTGCTATAGATTATTTAGAGAAGACTATAGAAATTGCAAGTGATGAATTAAATGTGGATATTAAAAAAAATTCCAATACTCTACAATCTGCTGGTTTCGCAAAAACAAATCAAAAATAA
- a CDS encoding IS3 family transposase: MNQLYKVIDISKQAVYQYEKRQAIFDHQLSQLILEADDLRLDHPGCGVEKMYTILNPEFIGRDRFVNTMMSLGYRIKKVKNYKRTTIAGKKFYPNLIKGLKIDKPSNVWQSDITYLPLNGKHYYAVFIIDVYTKKIVGYKVSDNMRAEANLTALKMALKDNQAPIIHHSDRGSQYTYGKYLDLLKLNQTKISMCYSGLDNAYAERINRTIKEEYLSYWNPKTFNQLKNNVKKAVENYNNTRTHKHLPNMNPVEFEKYWATLSNNNKPNITIFNNEINN; this comes from the coding sequence ATGAATCAACTTTATAAAGTTATTGATATTAGCAAACAAGCTGTTTATCAATATGAAAAAAGACAAGCTATATTTGATCATCAATTATCTCAATTGATTTTAGAAGCTGATGATTTGCGTTTAGATCATCCTGGTTGTGGAGTAGAAAAAATGTACACTATATTAAATCCTGAATTTATAGGACGTGATCGATTTGTAAATACTATGATGAGTTTAGGTTACAGAATTAAAAAGGTTAAGAATTATAAAAGAACCACTATTGCTGGTAAAAAGTTTTATCCAAATTTAATAAAAGGATTAAAAATTGACAAACCTAGTAATGTATGGCAATCAGATATTACTTACTTACCTTTAAATGGTAAACATTATTATGCAGTATTTATAATAGATGTTTACACAAAAAAAATTGTAGGTTATAAAGTGTCAGATAATATGAGAGCAGAAGCTAATTTAACTGCTTTAAAAATGGCTTTGAAAGATAATCAGGCTCCTATAATCCATCATTCAGATAGAGGAAGTCAATATACTTATGGCAAATATTTAGACCTTTTAAAATTGAATCAAACCAAGATAAGTATGTGTTATAGTGGCTTAGATAATGCGTATGCAGAAAGAATCAATAGAACTATAAAAGAAGAATATTTAAGCTACTGGAACCCTAAAACATTTAATCAATTAAAAAATAATGTAAAAAAGGCAGTGGAAAATTACAATAACACTAGAACTCATAAACATTTACCTAATATGAATCCTGTAGAATTTGAAAAATATTGGGCAACTTTATCAAATAATAATAAACCAAATATTACTATTTTTAACAACGAAATAAATAACTAA